Proteins from one Sabethes cyaneus chromosome 2, idSabCyanKW18_F2, whole genome shotgun sequence genomic window:
- the LOC128734492 gene encoding 37 kDa salivary gland allergen Aed a 2-like — protein sequence MAAIRCLSWIGLFCFAIATQSILGAVFRCGDDSVFDGRVTEWQPRSPEQTLYAYVRCLNDSSANVEMKTRWVRWQPDDSPESQCYVKCVSEELRLFDTKQRRFRPERFIEQAEAYYSADAAKLQALKQDAEPMLAGELNEVTCQSVFLKYAEFYSKHAEIILRMFHGHYKDIGVTYQRLGDQVKQIGQTFMDYCEKRHERHLDATNRCPSVPLLDCILRGFRWITEENELNVNEVRRDYGMAGYEVDAEQCESSATVDARALYHCLRDKGAEKLDRVISERNQRTARYFDMSSQEEPWKSAVEFANNLV from the exons ATGGCTGCCATTCGCTGCTTATCATGGATTGGTCTGTTCTGTTTTGCGATTGCAACGCAGTCCATTCTCGGTGCAGTTTTCCGTTGCGGTGACGATTCGGTGTTCGATGGTCGTGTCACGGAATGGCAGCCCCGCAGTCCGGAACAGACCCTGTACGCCTACGTTCGCTGCCTGAACGATTCGTCGGCCAACGTTGAGATGAAGACCCGCTGGGTGCGATGGCAGCCGGATGATTCTCCTGAAAGCCAGTGCTACGTAAAGTGTGTCAGTGAAGAACTTCGGTTATTCGATACGAAGCAGCGACGGTTTCGTCCTGAGCGATTCATTGAACAAGCGGAAGCATACTATAGTGCTGATGCTGCTAAACTGCAAGCCTTGAAGCAGGATGCTGAACCGATGCTAGCTGGTGAGCTTAATGAAGTCACCTGTCAATCGGTGTTCCTCAAGTATGCTGAATTCTACAGCAAACATGCGGAAATAATTCTTCGTATGTTTCATGGACACTATAAGGATATTGGAGTAACCTATCAACGACTAGGGGACCAAGTGAAACAGATCGGTCAAACCTTTATGGATTACTGCGAGAAGCGACATGAACGCCATCTGGATGCAACTAACAGGTGCCCATCGGTTCCGCTATTGGATTGCATCCTTCGTGGATTCCGTTGGATTACCGAAGAAAATGAACTGAAC GTCAACGAGGTTCGTCGTGACTATGGCATGGCTGGCTACGAAGTCGATGCAGAACAGTGTGAATCATCGGCGACGGTCGATGCCCGTGCGCTGTATCACTGCCTGCGAGATAAAGGCGCAGAGAAGCTGGACCGGGTGATAAGCGAACGCAACCAGCGGACGGCTCGTTACTTCGATATGTCGTCCCAGGAGGAACCGTGGAAGTCGGCGGTGGAGTTCGCTAACAATTTAGTCTAG